In a single window of the Rhopalosiphum padi isolate XX-2018 chromosome 1, ASM2088224v1, whole genome shotgun sequence genome:
- the LOC132917100 gene encoding uncharacterized protein LOC132917100 isoform X2, with translation MMSSQSKAYEKKSEVIDLRSDTVTKPDVHMRQAMFDAEVGDDGYGEDPTINLLEEKSSKLFEKEAAIFLPSGLMGNLIAMMIHSKQRGGEVIVGHKSHILLWEQGGASQIAGLQMREVKNLDDGTLDMTELLGKIRPEFPDPHEPYTTLVCIENTHNYCGGTVLPIEWIDQLGKLTKERNIPLHMDGARVFNAAVSLGVPVSRIVKHCDSVTFCLSKGLGAPVGSILIGDKLFIEKARRLRKVLGGAMRQAGIVAAAGLYALENCVERLADDHQNAKKIAYAIQRMASPYVTVNPDALDSNILLVNINSTVVDAKYFVSELIKIDPDENDSKSNNKIRSTAVRIAQINNARARVVTHKNITDEDVDMAIEKIKYVIEKINTCCC, from the exons AAAAGTGAAGTGATCGATTTGAGAAGCGACACAGTAACAAAACCAGATGTCCATATGCGCCAAGCAATGTTCGATGCCGAAGTCGGTGATGACGGTTATGGCGAGGATCCCACCATAAATC ttttggaagaaaaatcttcaaaattatttgaaaaggaAGCGGCAATATTTTTACCAAGTGGACTCATGGGAAATTTGATTGcaa TGATGATTCATTCAAAACAACGAGGAGGTGAAGTAATAGTCGGTCATAAAAGTCATATTTTGCTGTGGGAACAAGGTGGAGCTTCGCag ATTGCTGGGTTGCAAATGCGtgaagttaaaaatttggaCGATGGTACACTGGATATGACAGAGTTACTTGGAAAAATACGACCGGAGTTCCCAGACCCTCACGAACCATATACTACATTAGTGTGCATTGAAAACACTCACAACTATTGTGGTGGTACTGTATTGCCTATCGAATGGATTGATCAG ttGGGAAAACTCACCAAAGAACGAAATATACCTTTGCATATGGATGGAGCTAGAGTGTTTAACGCAGCTGTGAGTCTAGGAGTTCCAGTAAGCCGGATAGTGAAGCATTGCGATTCCGTGACATTTTGCTTGAGCAAAGGTCTCGGTGCACCAGTCGGTTCCATCTTAATCGGTGACAAATTGTTTATTGAAAA GGCTAGAAGATTGAGAAAGGTATTGGGCGGTGCTATGCGGCAAGCCGGGATCGTGGCTGCGGCGGGACTATACGCGTTGGAAAATTGCGTGGAAAGGCTGGCCGACGATCATCAAAACGCAAAGAAAATTGCTtacg caaTTCAAAGGATGGCAAGTCCATACGTGACCGTCAACCCAGACGCACTCGACTCAAACATACTTTTGGTGAACATCAACTCGACTGTAGTTGACGCTAAATACTTCGTGTCCGAGCTCATAAAG ATAGACCCTGATGAAAACGACAGTAAGTCGAACAACAAGATACGATCGACGGCAGTGAGGATAGCGCAGATAAACAATGCAAGAGCGAGAGTTGTGACGCACAAGAACATCACCGACGAAGACGTGGACATGGCTATCGAAAAGATTAAGTACGTCATTGAAAAAATCAACACGTGCTGTTGCTGA
- the LOC132917100 gene encoding uncharacterized protein LOC132917100 isoform X1 codes for MYSFKTLKLVPSDNNLQKSEVIDLRSDTVTKPDVHMRQAMFDAEVGDDGYGEDPTINLLEEKSSKLFEKEAAIFLPSGLMGNLIAMMIHSKQRGGEVIVGHKSHILLWEQGGASQIAGLQMREVKNLDDGTLDMTELLGKIRPEFPDPHEPYTTLVCIENTHNYCGGTVLPIEWIDQLGKLTKERNIPLHMDGARVFNAAVSLGVPVSRIVKHCDSVTFCLSKGLGAPVGSILIGDKLFIEKARRLRKVLGGAMRQAGIVAAAGLYALENCVERLADDHQNAKKIAYAIQRMASPYVTVNPDALDSNILLVNINSTVVDAKYFVSELIKIDPDENDSKSNNKIRSTAVRIAQINNARARVVTHKNITDEDVDMAIEKIKYVIEKINTCCC; via the exons aTGTATTCGTTCAAGACTTTAAAGCTAGTGCCGTCCGATAATAATTTGCAGAAAAGTGAAGTGATCGATTTGAGAAGCGACACAGTAACAAAACCAGATGTCCATATGCGCCAAGCAATGTTCGATGCCGAAGTCGGTGATGACGGTTATGGCGAGGATCCCACCATAAATC ttttggaagaaaaatcttcaaaattatttgaaaaggaAGCGGCAATATTTTTACCAAGTGGACTCATGGGAAATTTGATTGcaa TGATGATTCATTCAAAACAACGAGGAGGTGAAGTAATAGTCGGTCATAAAAGTCATATTTTGCTGTGGGAACAAGGTGGAGCTTCGCag ATTGCTGGGTTGCAAATGCGtgaagttaaaaatttggaCGATGGTACACTGGATATGACAGAGTTACTTGGAAAAATACGACCGGAGTTCCCAGACCCTCACGAACCATATACTACATTAGTGTGCATTGAAAACACTCACAACTATTGTGGTGGTACTGTATTGCCTATCGAATGGATTGATCAG ttGGGAAAACTCACCAAAGAACGAAATATACCTTTGCATATGGATGGAGCTAGAGTGTTTAACGCAGCTGTGAGTCTAGGAGTTCCAGTAAGCCGGATAGTGAAGCATTGCGATTCCGTGACATTTTGCTTGAGCAAAGGTCTCGGTGCACCAGTCGGTTCCATCTTAATCGGTGACAAATTGTTTATTGAAAA GGCTAGAAGATTGAGAAAGGTATTGGGCGGTGCTATGCGGCAAGCCGGGATCGTGGCTGCGGCGGGACTATACGCGTTGGAAAATTGCGTGGAAAGGCTGGCCGACGATCATCAAAACGCAAAGAAAATTGCTtacg caaTTCAAAGGATGGCAAGTCCATACGTGACCGTCAACCCAGACGCACTCGACTCAAACATACTTTTGGTGAACATCAACTCGACTGTAGTTGACGCTAAATACTTCGTGTCCGAGCTCATAAAG ATAGACCCTGATGAAAACGACAGTAAGTCGAACAACAAGATACGATCGACGGCAGTGAGGATAGCGCAGATAAACAATGCAAGAGCGAGAGTTGTGACGCACAAGAACATCACCGACGAAGACGTGGACATGGCTATCGAAAAGATTAAGTACGTCATTGAAAAAATCAACACGTGCTGTTGCTGA